The following proteins are encoded in a genomic region of Dyadobacter sp. UC 10:
- a CDS encoding FG-GAP-like repeat-containing protein produces the protein MKKHYLYPALAALATAAYMFCCNYPAKLTYAPFTSSAKALSKTDIFPEQTVADIRQSLTRREYNISYDDQKNSFQSPNRKHNLRAYYEPGTLTVANRIDSAGFNFRLKIVNKGIFADDNQIYKALSSAAKETADSKLLIKHPGFTEEFINNEEGIRQNFIIENAPADTKELTVKLLAQGMHVEDLRNNTLHFHTENNKEKLIYKGLKCWDATGKTLAASLGLENGLIAIHVSVDNAEFPVTIDPIITNGNPGNANATLEGNQAQAGMGGAVSSAGDVNGDGYSDVIVGAYKYDNGQVDEGAAFLYYGSASGINIASPVMLQSDQKDAKFGCYVSSAGDINKDGFSDIIVGAFLYDKGQTNEGAAFVYYGSAQGISTTASVILESNQAEANMGNRVGLAGDVNGDGYSDVLVCAWTYDKGQTNEGVVFLYHGSAAGLNTNTPVIIEANQAEAMMGFCSSGAGDVNGDGYSDILIGARHYDKGQTDEGAVFIYHGSALGINPNNAATILESNQANAYLGHSASTAGDVNGDGYSDIIAGAIMYDKGQTNEGAAFVHYGSAQGINVVAATTLESNQAEAQFGNSVASAGDVNGDGYSDVIVGAMLYDNGQSNEGAAFIYQGGQTGISTTPISTLESNQASAQFGCSVTSAGDVNGDGYSDVIAGAIFYDNGQVDEGGAFVWNGGANNVSPISSLKLEGNKPLAQMGWSIANVGDVNGDGYDDIGIATDGYDNGQTGEGAVFIYHGAHTGLNPQPIVKIEGNQEHARMGNIASAGDVNGDGYGDIIIGVPLYGANNAGAAFIYHGSAQGIINTIKAKLEGQQEEDGNFGNSVACAGDINGDGYSDVIVGAPGLDVEQQHSDEGIAFVYHGSGNGITNNAITKINGSSNGFNMGAVAGLGDVNGDGFGDVAVGSPFYSEVEAYEGAIMVHYGSALGVKANYDLVLQSGKAECRLGGNVSRAGDINGDGYMDLVAGATHYTSGQLTEGALYVYYGSQGGITTVPKIIESNVAYGYFGSCVASGGDVDGDGYSDILVGSLGYSNGQPNEGAAYIYQGSESGLNSNYSFKLEGNQESAFLGNSVSGAGDINGDGFSDIIMGAHQHDNGQLNEGIVYIHYGNGNGGNLRNNLRLYNTNLTTPINQTQFAQNNFGAGLYAKSFLGGNKGKLVWETKPTGQGFSKGANNVISNSTQSSGSQNTYANLGLPGTELKNLITKQGPATKVRVRVKYDPALALTGQTYGPWRYLPSYLTGNATAPAPEEEIQETFSRKALAGPSNEEHIRIYPNPVSDKLFIEISGENEIRSAKLLTTVGKSVLTTTENIMDVSKLSPGMYVLVITHKNGHQTSRKVFVN, from the coding sequence ATGAAAAAACATTATCTCTATCCTGCTCTCGCTGCGTTAGCAACTGCAGCGTACATGTTCTGCTGTAACTATCCAGCAAAACTGACATATGCTCCTTTCACGTCAAGCGCCAAGGCTTTATCAAAAACAGACATTTTCCCGGAACAAACGGTTGCCGACATCCGGCAAAGTCTTACCCGGCGCGAATACAACATTTCGTACGACGATCAGAAAAATTCCTTCCAAAGCCCCAACCGCAAACACAATCTGCGTGCGTACTACGAACCAGGGACTCTCACAGTGGCGAACCGCATTGATTCTGCGGGTTTTAATTTCCGGCTAAAAATTGTGAACAAAGGCATTTTTGCTGATGACAACCAGATTTACAAGGCCTTGTCAAGCGCTGCAAAAGAAACCGCTGACAGCAAGCTCCTCATCAAACATCCTGGTTTTACCGAGGAATTTATCAATAACGAGGAAGGTATCCGCCAAAATTTTATCATAGAAAATGCTCCGGCCGATACAAAAGAATTAACTGTTAAACTTCTGGCGCAAGGGATGCATGTAGAGGATCTGCGTAACAATACCCTGCATTTTCATACAGAGAATAATAAAGAGAAGCTAATTTACAAAGGTCTCAAATGCTGGGACGCAACCGGAAAAACACTCGCTGCTTCTCTTGGATTGGAAAATGGTCTCATTGCAATCCATGTATCCGTTGATAATGCTGAATTCCCCGTCACCATCGACCCTATTATTACTAATGGAAACCCTGGAAATGCAAATGCTACCCTGGAAGGCAACCAGGCCCAAGCTGGGATGGGTGGGGCCGTGTCCAGCGCAGGTGATGTGAATGGGGACGGATATAGCGACGTGATTGTGGGCGCTTACAAATACGACAATGGTCAGGTCGACGAAGGAGCGGCATTCCTTTACTATGGGAGCGCGAGCGGGATCAACATAGCAAGTCCTGTCATGCTTCAATCCGATCAGAAAGATGCCAAGTTCGGGTGCTATGTCTCCTCGGCGGGAGATATCAACAAAGATGGTTTCAGCGATATCATCGTAGGTGCGTTTCTGTATGACAAAGGACAAACCAATGAAGGCGCTGCCTTTGTGTATTATGGTTCTGCGCAGGGGATCAGCACCACTGCTTCTGTGATTTTGGAAAGCAACCAGGCCGAAGCAAATATGGGCAATAGGGTCGGGCTGGCTGGTGATGTGAACGGGGACGGTTACAGCGATGTATTGGTTTGCGCCTGGACTTATGACAAAGGGCAAACCAACGAAGGAGTTGTGTTTTTGTATCACGGCTCGGCAGCCGGACTTAATACTAACACTCCCGTTATCATCGAGGCCAACCAAGCGGAGGCAATGATGGGGTTTTGTTCAAGTGGGGCCGGTGATGTGAATGGGGACGGTTACAGCGATATCCTGATCGGTGCCAGGCATTACGACAAAGGCCAAACCGACGAAGGTGCAGTTTTCATTTACCACGGCTCTGCCCTGGGCATTAACCCGAACAATGCGGCAACTATCCTGGAAAGCAACCAGGCAAATGCATACCTGGGCCACTCGGCGTCCACGGCCGGTGATGTAAACGGGGACGGGTATAGCGACATCATCGCAGGCGCCATTATGTACGACAAAGGCCAGACCAATGAAGGGGCTGCCTTTGTGCATTATGGCTCAGCGCAAGGAATCAATGTGGTAGCTGCAACCACCCTGGAATCCAACCAGGCAGAGGCACAATTCGGCAACTCGGTCGCCAGTGCCGGTGATGTAAATGGGGACGGGTATTCGGATGTAATCGTTGGCGCAATGCTTTACGATAACGGGCAGAGTAATGAGGGGGCAGCGTTCATCTATCAGGGTGGCCAGACAGGAATCTCGACCACTCCGATATCCACCTTGGAAAGTAACCAGGCCAGTGCACAGTTTGGCTGCAGTGTGACCAGTGCTGGTGATGTGAATGGGGATGGGTACAGCGATGTAATTGCCGGGGCAATTTTTTATGACAACGGGCAAGTGGATGAAGGTGGGGCGTTTGTTTGGAATGGGGGGGCGAATAATGTCTCACCTATCTCGTCCTTAAAATTAGAAGGCAACAAGCCTCTCGCTCAGATGGGCTGGTCTATTGCCAACGTAGGCGATGTCAATGGAGACGGTTACGATGATATTGGTATTGCGACAGACGGATACGATAATGGGCAAACAGGTGAAGGAGCCGTTTTTATCTATCACGGCGCTCATACCGGGCTCAATCCTCAGCCCATTGTTAAAATAGAAGGCAACCAGGAACATGCACGCATGGGCAACATTGCTTCTGCCGGCGATGTGAACGGTGACGGCTATGGCGATATAATTATTGGAGTCCCCCTATATGGAGCAAATAATGCTGGTGCAGCGTTCATTTATCATGGCTCAGCTCAAGGCATAATCAATACTATAAAGGCCAAACTCGAAGGTCAACAAGAGGAGGATGGGAATTTCGGCAATTCGGTGGCATGTGCAGGCGACATTAATGGTGATGGATATAGTGATGTCATTGTGGGTGCTCCGGGACTAGATGTGGAGCAGCAGCACTCCGATGAGGGAATTGCATTTGTTTATCACGGTTCTGGGAATGGCATAACTAACAACGCAATTACAAAAATTAATGGAAGCTCCAATGGATTTAATATGGGCGCTGTCGCAGGATTAGGCGATGTCAATGGAGACGGTTTTGGAGATGTAGCAGTTGGAAGTCCTTTCTATTCAGAGGTAGAAGCTTATGAAGGTGCGATTATGGTTCACTACGGTTCGGCTCTGGGTGTTAAGGCAAATTATGACTTAGTCCTGCAATCCGGTAAGGCCGAATGCAGGCTCGGTGGAAATGTATCACGAGCTGGTGATATCAATGGCGATGGATATATGGATCTGGTAGCGGGAGCAACGCACTACACTTCCGGTCAGCTGACAGAGGGTGCTCTATACGTTTATTACGGTTCACAGGGAGGTATTACTACGGTGCCAAAAATTATTGAAAGCAATGTTGCGTACGGCTATTTTGGCTCATGCGTTGCCAGTGGCGGAGATGTCGATGGGGATGGTTACTCCGACATTTTAGTTGGTTCTCTGGGATATTCAAATGGACAACCCAACGAAGGTGCAGCTTATATTTATCAAGGATCGGAATCTGGATTGAATTCGAACTATTCTTTCAAACTGGAAGGTAATCAAGAAAGTGCATTTCTTGGAAATTCAGTGTCCGGGGCCGGAGATATCAACGGGGATGGATTTAGCGATATTATTATGGGAGCTCACCAACATGACAATGGTCAACTTAATGAAGGGATTGTGTACATTCATTATGGCAACGGAAACGGAGGTAATCTCCGAAACAACCTCCGCCTCTACAACACCAACCTTACCACCCCAATCAACCAAACCCAATTCGCCCAGAATAACTTTGGGGCGGGGTTGTATGCTAAGTCTTTTCTGGGTGGAAATAAAGGGAAGCTGGTTTGGGAGACGAAACCGACTGGGCAGGGATTTTCCAAAGGGGCGAACAATGTAATCAGCAATAGCACGCAATCCTCTGGTTCGCAAAATACTTATGCCAATCTTGGGCTGCCAGGTACGGAACTAAAAAACTTGATTACCAAGCAAGGCCCTGCTACCAAGGTGCGGGTGCGGGTTAAATATGATCCCGCACTGGCACTGACCGGGCAGACGTATGGTCCCTGGCGTTACCTGCCTTCGTATCTGACCGGAAATGCAACTGCGCCGGCGCCGGAGGAGGAAATCCAGGAAACATTTTCCAGAAAAGCGTTGGCAGGCCCGTCAAACGAAGAACATATCAGAATTTATCCCAATCCGGTTTCTGACAAACTATTTATTGAGATCAGTGGAGAAAATGAGATCAGGAGTGCAAAGCTTTTAACAACAGTTGGAAAATCAGTTTTGACAACGACGGAAAATATCATGGATGTGAGCAAGCTTAGTCCCGGAATGTATGTTCTCGTCATTACGCATAAAAATGGTCACCAGACTTCACGAAAGGTTTTTGTAAATTGA
- the ahcY gene encoding adenosylhomocysteinase — MATSTETYIPYKVKDISLAEWGRKEITLAEAEMPGLMAIRAEYGPSQPLAGARVAGCLHMTIQTAVLIETLTALGAEVTWSSCNIFSTQDHAAAAIAAAGIPVYAWKGMNEEEFNWCIEQTLFFGEERKPLNMILDDGGDLTNMVFDEYPELIDGIRGLSEETTTGVHRLYERYKNGTLHLPSINVNDSVTKSKFDNKYGCRESLVDSIRRATDLMLAGKVAVVAGYGDVGKGSAESLRGAGCRVLVTEIDPICALQAAMDGFEVVTMDEAASRANIFVTATGNYKIITEKHFRNMRDKAVVCNIGHFDNEIDMAWLNSSYGHTKSQIKPQVDIYNVEGKDIIVLAEGRLVNLGCAMGHPSFVMSCSFSNQTLAQIELWTNTAAYEKKVYVLPKALDEKVAALHLKHVGANLDTLTEEQAAYIGVSTEGPFKAETYRY; from the coding sequence ATGGCAACGTCAACAGAAACGTACATTCCTTACAAGGTAAAAGACATCTCGCTGGCCGAATGGGGGCGCAAAGAAATTACACTGGCAGAAGCTGAAATGCCTGGTTTGATGGCAATCCGTGCTGAATACGGCCCGTCGCAGCCACTTGCCGGTGCCCGCGTTGCAGGCTGCCTGCACATGACAATCCAGACTGCGGTTCTGATCGAAACTTTGACAGCGCTGGGTGCAGAAGTTACCTGGTCATCTTGTAACATCTTCTCTACGCAGGATCACGCAGCAGCGGCAATCGCAGCGGCAGGTATCCCGGTTTACGCCTGGAAAGGAATGAACGAAGAAGAATTCAACTGGTGCATCGAGCAAACGTTGTTCTTCGGTGAAGAGCGCAAGCCTTTGAACATGATCCTTGACGACGGCGGCGACCTTACCAATATGGTGTTCGATGAGTACCCCGAGCTGATCGATGGTATCCGCGGACTTTCGGAAGAAACTACGACTGGTGTTCACCGTTTGTACGAGCGTTACAAAAACGGCACATTGCATTTGCCTTCAATCAACGTCAACGACTCGGTTACCAAATCGAAATTCGATAACAAATACGGCTGCCGTGAATCGCTGGTAGATTCTATCCGCCGCGCGACTGATTTAATGCTTGCAGGTAAAGTAGCGGTTGTAGCTGGTTACGGTGATGTAGGTAAAGGCTCTGCGGAATCACTCCGTGGTGCAGGCTGCCGTGTATTGGTTACTGAAATCGACCCTATTTGTGCGCTGCAGGCAGCAATGGACGGTTTTGAAGTAGTAACGATGGACGAAGCTGCCAGCCGTGCGAACATTTTCGTTACTGCGACAGGTAACTACAAGATCATTACCGAAAAGCACTTCCGCAACATGCGTGATAAAGCCGTAGTTTGTAACATCGGCCACTTCGATAACGAAATCGACATGGCCTGGTTGAACAGCTCTTACGGTCACACCAAATCTCAGATCAAACCACAGGTTGACATCTATAATGTTGAAGGAAAAGACATTATCGTACTGGCGGAAGGTCGTTTGGTAAACCTGGGCTGCGCGATGGGACACCCTTCATTTGTAATGTCCTGCTCATTCTCAAACCAGACTTTGGCCCAGATCGAACTTTGGACCAACACGGCTGCTTACGAGAAGAAGGTATACGTTCTTCCAAAAGCACTGGACGAAAAAGTAGCTGCGCTTCACCTGAAGCACGTTGGTGCAAACCTCGATACTTTAACTGAGGAGCAAGCTGCCTACATCGGTGTTTCAACGGAAGGACCGTTTAAAGCGGAGACTTACAGGTACTAA
- a CDS encoding sensor histidine kinase, producing the protein MRPNVPILSDPVNKRILLHVLFWLAILIVLTFIYGAGMPDYWLSLGIVGMFMPIHILYFYCIAYVLIPRFFNRKKYIAFSLYLILCVVGSTLLFRLMEILVADPIIFAAVKKKDPTFDWIKLHGTFREQLAKPVYLISAFEQTNIFVWIALSIKFFKMWFERRQAAIEAELNFLKGQLHPHFLFNTLNNLYALTLNQSPQSPSVVMGLAEILRYMLYEANTDIVELERDIRIVESYIKLEKIRYEERLDINFSINGLVPGQKIAPLLILPLVENAFKHGASEQVGQAWINIDLRVKNSILKFKIANSKPENTIIEEKKHHVSIGLANVRKRLDILYPSAYQLRILEEDDVFAVILEISLDKRIEP; encoded by the coding sequence ATGCGCCCAAATGTCCCGATACTTTCTGATCCGGTCAACAAAAGGATTTTATTGCACGTGTTGTTCTGGCTGGCTATCCTGATAGTCCTGACGTTTATTTATGGGGCAGGAATGCCGGATTACTGGCTGTCGCTGGGTATTGTAGGTATGTTTATGCCTATTCATATTCTCTACTTCTACTGCATAGCTTATGTGCTGATCCCCAGGTTCTTCAACCGGAAAAAATATATCGCTTTCAGTCTGTACCTGATTTTATGCGTAGTCGGTTCGACGCTCCTTTTCCGGCTGATGGAAATACTTGTTGCAGACCCGATCATTTTTGCGGCAGTAAAAAAGAAAGACCCCACCTTCGACTGGATCAAATTGCACGGTACTTTCCGCGAACAGCTCGCCAAGCCCGTATATCTGATCAGTGCGTTTGAGCAGACCAATATTTTCGTTTGGATAGCCCTATCAATTAAATTTTTCAAAATGTGGTTCGAAAGAAGGCAGGCTGCTATTGAAGCAGAGCTTAACTTTCTCAAGGGGCAGTTACACCCCCATTTTCTTTTTAATACGCTCAATAACCTTTACGCATTAACCCTCAATCAATCGCCACAATCGCCGTCGGTGGTGATGGGGCTGGCGGAGATATTGCGCTATATGTTGTACGAGGCCAATACGGATATCGTGGAGCTGGAAAGGGATATCCGCATTGTGGAAAGTTACATTAAGCTGGAAAAAATCAGGTACGAAGAGCGGCTTGACATTAATTTCAGTATAAACGGACTCGTACCGGGACAGAAAATTGCGCCTCTGCTGATTTTGCCGCTCGTCGAAAATGCATTCAAACACGGTGCCAGTGAGCAGGTCGGGCAGGCCTGGATTAATATAGATCTGAGGGTTAAAAACAGTATTCTTAAATTTAAAATTGCGAACAGTAAACCGGAGAATACGATCATCGAAGAAAAAAAACACCACGTAAGTATCGGGCTGGCGAATGTCAGGAAAAGGTTGGATATCTTGTATCCCTCAGCGTATCAGCTACGTATTTTAGAGGAAGATGACGTATTTGCCGTTATCCTCGAAATCTCGCTCGACAAGCGTATCGAACCCTGA
- a CDS encoding LytR/AlgR family response regulator transcription factor — MKITAILVDDEPHAIEVLDNYLGNFSEIEIVARCQDAIQAFQFLQQQKVDLMFLDVKMPGLKGTDLLRSLKNPPKVIFTTAYQDYAVEGFDLNAVDYLLKPIPFERFLRAIDKVFTGLNISNQSVSVAQKNFVSNKDIYLYLKVDRKMVKVNVSDIYWIESLRDYIKVVLKDKVLISKQKISLLEELLPEDSFIRIHRSFIVSVEKVESYHSHKIEIDGKELPIGRNFRNDCQRRFKLIF; from the coding sequence ATGAAAATAACTGCGATCTTAGTGGACGATGAGCCCCACGCAATTGAGGTACTCGACAACTATCTGGGTAATTTCAGCGAGATAGAGATCGTGGCGCGCTGTCAGGATGCGATTCAGGCGTTCCAGTTTTTGCAGCAACAGAAAGTGGATCTCATGTTTCTGGATGTTAAAATGCCGGGGCTAAAGGGTACCGATCTCCTGAGAAGCCTTAAAAATCCGCCGAAAGTGATTTTTACTACTGCTTATCAGGATTATGCAGTCGAGGGTTTTGATCTCAATGCGGTTGACTATCTATTGAAGCCAATTCCATTCGAACGGTTTCTACGCGCTATCGACAAGGTTTTCACCGGTCTGAATATAAGCAACCAGTCTGTGTCGGTCGCGCAGAAAAACTTTGTGAGCAATAAGGATATTTATCTGTACCTCAAAGTCGACCGGAAGATGGTAAAGGTGAACGTCAGCGATATCTATTGGATAGAGAGCCTGCGCGATTACATTAAGGTTGTGTTAAAGGACAAAGTGTTGATTTCCAAGCAAAAAATAAGTCTCCTGGAAGAGCTGCTTCCTGAGGACAGCTTTATTCGTATTCACCGTTCATTCATTGTGTCTGTCGAAAAAGTGGAGAGTTATCATTCTCACAAAATAGAAATCGACGGCAAAGAACTCCCCATCGGCCGCAATTTCAGAAACGATTGCCAGCGCCGCTTCAAATTAATTTTCTGA
- a CDS encoding PKD domain-containing protein, translating to MLKSKRILLAVLSMGLLIAGCKDKEDVKPTATLTARAGADQNVKVGDVVNLDGSGSTDSENKTFEYSWTFSKKPAGSNVTLTKPTDSKPAFTPDLPGEYEVEVKISNENGQSADKVLVTATMIEPIVLETNIKDKKVLEDRVANPDIPDYIVNANVQINAELTLKPGVVIAFARDTRLELNDNGGILLAKGDSLKPIRLIGKEPTKGFWGGIVFRSSNGANELEYVEVAHAGSKTLINTIKAGMAVIGSSRAKISIKHCLFQKNDGYGLYIEERVVLSGFEKNTFSENTEAGILLNANNVASLDYNSVFSKANGRNIIEIYASTLSKNLNTEIIWAGFKDKTPYRIMEGLGSDANWKLMPGVILEMGRGARLSIDDGYFYAKGTEASKIIIRPAENERAYWRGMICFSQNSKNLMEHVDFYGGGSIALVSGKKTNIAVYGGGARMEIRNSRIAGSGGYGIYVNYQAVVNEDIETANVYADNVEAKVLKE from the coding sequence ATGTTAAAAAGTAAAAGAATCCTGCTCGCAGTCCTTTCCATGGGACTGCTGATAGCGGGATGTAAAGACAAAGAAGATGTGAAGCCCACCGCAACGCTTACAGCCCGCGCGGGTGCCGATCAGAATGTGAAAGTCGGAGATGTGGTGAACCTTGATGGAAGCGGTTCTACGGATTCGGAAAACAAAACGTTTGAATACAGCTGGACCTTCTCGAAAAAACCCGCCGGAAGTAATGTAACCCTCACCAAACCAACCGATAGCAAGCCTGCCTTTACGCCGGATCTGCCTGGGGAATACGAAGTTGAGGTCAAGATCAGCAACGAAAATGGACAAAGTGCCGACAAGGTCCTGGTTACGGCAACAATGATTGAGCCTATCGTGCTGGAAACTAATATCAAGGATAAGAAAGTTTTGGAAGACCGGGTGGCCAATCCGGACATTCCCGATTACATCGTCAATGCGAACGTGCAGATCAATGCCGAGCTGACGCTGAAACCAGGGGTGGTTATCGCCTTTGCCCGGGATACGCGGTTGGAACTGAATGATAACGGAGGTATCCTGCTGGCAAAAGGCGATTCTTTGAAGCCGATCCGACTGATCGGCAAAGAGCCTACAAAAGGTTTTTGGGGAGGTATCGTTTTCAGGTCTTCCAATGGGGCTAATGAGTTGGAATACGTAGAGGTGGCCCACGCAGGAAGCAAGACCCTGATCAACACAATCAAGGCAGGTATGGCGGTCATCGGTTCATCCAGGGCGAAAATCAGCATCAAGCATTGTTTGTTTCAAAAGAATGACGGCTACGGATTGTATATCGAAGAAAGGGTAGTATTGTCTGGCTTTGAAAAAAACACATTCTCTGAAAACACCGAAGCCGGAATTTTGCTCAATGCGAATAATGTCGCGAGTCTGGACTATAACTCAGTATTTTCAAAAGCAAATGGCCGAAATATTATAGAGATATATGCTTCAACACTTTCAAAGAATCTAAATACAGAAATCATTTGGGCGGGTTTTAAAGACAAAACACCTTACCGCATCATGGAAGGACTAGGCTCGGACGCCAACTGGAAGCTGATGCCTGGTGTAATCCTGGAAATGGGCCGTGGCGCCAGGCTGTCGATCGATGACGGTTACTTTTACGCAAAAGGTACCGAGGCTTCCAAAATCATCATCCGTCCGGCGGAAAATGAGCGGGCATATTGGAGAGGGATGATCTGCTTCTCGCAAAACTCGAAAAACCTGATGGAGCATGTTGATTTCTACGGTGGCGGAAGCATTGCGCTTGTTTCGGGTAAAAAGACCAACATCGCAGTGTACGGAGGCGGTGCCAGAATGGAGATCAGGAATTCCCGCATCGCAGGTAGTGGCGGATACGGTATTTACGTGAATTATCAGGCGGTTGTAAATGAAGACATAGAAACCGCGAATGTATATGCAGATAATGTAGAAGCTAAGGTGTTGAAAGAATAG
- a CDS encoding TapB family protein, with the protein MKKKIEALSGMYGGRSILLFLVAVLSLSACDNEKAVMPDENIITDEKAIIPAKDQRFTYKISEGDGDHGTLVTRVTAVKDSAGTNVFSIENNYQYEDGSMVLKYKAFSKGGFTTNEIATSAGLDAMYKYVSEFAVIKSSKLTGFPQRQTFDNKGTVGSKVTFSKEPIYQYLELDIPTEDGDVISAEIESAVIYHEGKVTTEESVTTPAGTFKCSKWEFSYDLETRLTSEHFPAEETAVVYTVHLWTVPGIGIVKSEEVSGKDVTKTELQKIDK; encoded by the coding sequence ATGAAAAAGAAAATAGAAGCATTGTCCGGCATGTACGGGGGCAGAAGTATCCTGCTATTCCTGGTTGCTGTGCTGTCACTTTCAGCCTGTGACAACGAAAAGGCAGTAATGCCGGATGAAAATATTATAACGGACGAAAAAGCGATTATTCCTGCGAAAGATCAGCGTTTCACATACAAAATCTCAGAAGGTGACGGTGATCACGGAACGCTGGTAACACGGGTTACGGCAGTGAAGGATTCGGCCGGGACCAACGTATTCAGTATTGAAAATAATTATCAATATGAAGACGGTTCAATGGTTTTGAAATACAAGGCATTCAGTAAAGGTGGATTTACCACCAACGAAATAGCTACATCAGCCGGCCTCGATGCAATGTACAAGTACGTTAGTGAGTTTGCTGTCATCAAAAGTTCAAAGCTGACCGGTTTTCCGCAGCGACAGACCTTTGACAATAAAGGTACAGTTGGAAGCAAAGTGACTTTTAGCAAGGAGCCGATTTATCAATATCTGGAACTTGATATTCCCACCGAGGATGGGGACGTTATTTCGGCCGAAATTGAAAGTGCCGTCATCTATCACGAAGGAAAAGTAACTACGGAAGAAAGTGTGACTACACCCGCAGGGACCTTCAAATGCAGCAAATGGGAGTTTAGTTACGACCTGGAAACCAGGCTTACTTCCGAACATTTCCCGGCTGAGGAAACTGCAGTTGTGTATACCGTGCATTTGTGGACGGTTCCGGGAATCGGTATCGTGAAGTCCGAAGAGGTTTCAGGAAAGGATGTGACGAAAACGGAACTGCAAAAAATCGATAAGTAA
- a CDS encoding carboxypeptidase-like regulatory domain-containing protein produces the protein MRKLKIFICLAGLILLGNACTDDENPSPDEVRPEKGYITGKVTNTDGSPLKGAKIVADNTMIYASYSLGTSDENGNYKIQLPGVGTFMTSAQIVREYNGKRYELDLDPDKYEELSIDGGVRNFKFKLTGPRPEGVGHYGATIEVNRAIMSSIHDSENIEFTLEPVANLIDGSKGKTLKLKHGAPYSEDYGRIVDVPLGRYAMTAYYNGDEGKMPLKLRKHFSEDNYESELTIDFEPSNMWGRNIAIISFLE, from the coding sequence ATGAGAAAGCTTAAAATATTTATTTGTCTGGCGGGATTGATCCTGCTGGGCAATGCATGTACAGATGATGAAAATCCATCGCCCGATGAAGTGCGGCCGGAGAAGGGATATATCACTGGCAAAGTGACCAATACCGATGGTAGCCCGTTAAAGGGCGCCAAGATCGTAGCGGATAATACGATGATTTATGCATCTTACTCGCTGGGTACTTCGGATGAAAATGGTAATTACAAAATCCAGCTTCCGGGTGTCGGTACTTTTATGACTTCTGCTCAGATAGTCCGCGAGTACAACGGGAAGCGTTACGAGCTGGATCTTGACCCTGATAAGTATGAAGAGCTGAGTATCGATGGAGGTGTCAGAAATTTTAAGTTTAAGCTGACAGGCCCGCGTCCTGAAGGAGTAGGGCATTATGGAGCCACGATTGAAGTCAACAGGGCGATCATGAGTTCAATTCATGATTCTGAAAACATCGAATTCACCCTGGAACCTGTCGCAAACCTGATCGATGGTTCAAAGGGAAAGACGCTGAAATTGAAACACGGAGCGCCTTACAGTGAGGACTATGGCCGGATCGTCGATGTTCCACTGGGAAGGTATGCAATGACCGCTTACTACAATGGCGATGAAGGAAAAATGCCGCTGAAACTGCGAAAACATTTTTCGGAAGACAACTATGAAAGCGAATTGACAATAGACTTTGAGCCTTCCAATATGTGGGGAAGAAACATTGCTATTATCAGCTTCTTAGAATGA
- a CDS encoding carboxymuconolactone decarboxylase family protein produces the protein MYPFAATGNTKDSLYKEVNLPAEFDSVLINKLAALDHRYLKDLKVNVSNVLKSNTLNRKEALLIAFSVAVNEKNTALISALEELLKSEGAEEKEIAEVTACVSLMNANNVFYRFRHFMHKEFYDNAPAGIKMSIMVNPVLGKEFFELLSLVVSALNGCEMCVTSHEQSVLNHGGTQARILDAVRLGAIFKSFSTLL, from the coding sequence ATGTATCCATTTGCAGCAACGGGGAATACCAAGGATTCTCTGTATAAAGAAGTAAACCTGCCCGCAGAGTTCGACAGCGTACTGATCAACAAATTAGCCGCGCTTGATCACCGCTATCTGAAAGATTTGAAAGTGAATGTGAGCAATGTATTGAAATCGAATACATTAAACCGCAAAGAAGCACTTTTGATCGCGTTCTCCGTGGCAGTGAACGAAAAGAACACCGCACTGATCTCGGCCCTGGAAGAACTTTTGAAAAGCGAAGGCGCAGAAGAAAAGGAAATTGCAGAGGTGACTGCGTGCGTTTCTTTGATGAATGCTAACAATGTTTTCTATCGTTTCAGGCATTTCATGCACAAGGAATTTTACGATAATGCACCTGCCGGTATTAAAATGAGCATTATGGTCAATCCGGTATTAGGCAAAGAGTTTTTCGAGCTGCTGAGCCTGGTCGTGTCCGCATTGAACGGTTGTGAAATGTGCGTAACATCTCACGAGCAATCCGTACTGAACCACGGCGGCACACAGGCCCGCATTTTGGATGCAGTGAGACTTGGAGCCATCTTCAAAAGCTTCTCTACCCTTTTATAA